One Ranitomeya imitator isolate aRanImi1 chromosome 1, aRanImi1.pri, whole genome shotgun sequence DNA window includes the following coding sequences:
- the SCRG1 gene encoding scrapie-responsive protein 1: MLNITTKVVQVALLLFAMWEINATPAGRLSCYKKILRDRNCHNIPEGVDDLLPLNGNLQNHFLQGAGCEIVCYCNFNELFCCPK; this comes from the coding sequence ATGCTTAATATTACAACGAAGGTTGTCCAAGTAGCATTGCTGTTATTTGCTATGTGGGAAATTAATGCCACTCCGGCTGGCCGCCTCTCCTGTTATAAAAAGATTTTAAGAGATAGAAACTGTCACAATATCCCTGAAGGAGTAGACGATCTTCTTCCTCTGAATGGAAACCTCCAGAACCACTTTTTGCAGGGAGCCGGATGTGAGATAGTCTGTTATTGCAATTTTAATGAACTGTTCTGCTGTCCAAAGTAA